From Candidatus Nealsonbacteria bacterium CG07_land_8_20_14_0_80_39_13:
CCCTGCAGAGTTATCCACAGTTTTCAAATTTTTGGGTTTACGGGGAAGAACGCCCTGCAGTTGTTTTAATGGACGTTGAATTTAGAACCAAGAAGAGATAATATGAGAGAGATGATGGAGGAAAAACAAAAAGATGAAAAAATTATCTCGGTTTCTAATTATATCAAAATTTTAAATCAGGGATTGAGGGAATTCACCGGAAAAATAATCGGAGAAGTAAGCGAAGTAAAATTCGGCCCCTCCGGCCATGTTTATTTTTCCCTGAAAGATGAAGGGGATAAAAGCGTCATCAGCTGTATAATTTGGAGATACAAATACCAACTCTACGGAATTGAATTAAGGGAAGGATTGAAAATTATCGCTTCCGGCCATCCTGAAATATACGCGCCGACAGGAAGAATTTCTTTTCTGGCTGAAGTGATTGAGCATGCCGGAGAAGGGGAGCTGAAAAAAGAATATGAAAGATTAAAAAAGAAACTTAGCGAAGAGGGCCTTTTCGCCGAGGAAAAGAAAAGGAAAATTCCCGCTTACATCCAGAGAATCGGAATGATAACATCCTTAAACGGAGCGGTAATCGCGGATTTTTCCAATAATCTGGGGAAATTCGGCTTTAAAGTCAAAATGATTGATTCCCGCGTTGAGGGACAGACGGCTGCGGCTGAAATTTTATCTTCAATCAGAACATTCAAAAAACAAAACATTGAGGCTTTGGTTATTATGCGCGGAGGAGGTTCTTTAGAGTCAATGCTGGCCTTTAATAATGAACTGTTGGTCAGAGAGGTAGCAAACTTTCCTGTTCCGGTTATTGTCGCCATCGGCCACCACAAAGACGTTCCTCTTATGGCCTTAGTGGCTGATATTGCGGTTTCTACGCCTAGTATCGCCACTACAATGCTTACGGAATCATGGAAACAAGCGTCCCTGTTGCTGGAAAGGCATGAAAGAAACATAATCAGTAAATATAGCGATTTCATTTTTGAAAAATACAAAAAAATTGAGAATGGGCTAAAAATCTCTCTTGGAAATTTTAAAAACGCCTTGTTAAATGTTAGAATTGGCTTAGGAAGTTCGCTTGATAAATCTTTAGCGGGATTCAGCTCTTTGCTTTTAAGAACCAGCCAACAATTGACGCAGGCGGAAAAAATTATCGGACTTAATGATCCTGAACGACAATTAATGCTCGGCTACAGTATCACCAGATGCAATAATAAAATCGTCAGAAGTATAAAAAATGTTAAAATAGGGGAGGGCATAGATGTTCAAGTCTCTGACGGGAAAATCAACTCACAAATAATTAACATAGCCAAGTAGCAAGTAGTAAGTATTAAGCAGCAAGGTTAACACTCGCCGCTTAATACTTAATACTAAATACTTGATACTGATCATGGTGGAAAAAAATACTGACACAAAAAATTTGAATAACAATCTTAAAAAACTCTCGGAAATTACCGAGTGGTTTGACAATCAGGGGGAGATTGATGTTGAGGAAGGATTAAAAAAGGTAAAAGAAGCCGTAGCGCTTATTAAAATAAGCAAAGAAAGGCTCAAAGCCGTTGAAAATGAATTTGAGGAAATTAAAAAAGACATATCCGCCGAAGAAACAAACAAATAATCAATCAAAAAATATGGGAAATTTAGAAAAAATAGGGGTAATGGAGAAAATAATTAAACAAGAGAAGCCGGCTACTGAAGTTGAAAAATTAAGGTAGCTTTTGCGCGATCCGCGTAAAAACAATTACGATAATAAAGATTTTTCAAAGACAGAAATACCTTCTCTCCGCGAAACAATTAAACAAAAAGAGGGTAATTTAGAGATGTTAAGAAGGAGAGCAGAAACATTGAAAGAATTAGAGGAAAGAGAACTTTCAATTTTAGATGAAGAATTAAAGGGGGTGAAAACACGTTTGAAAATGCTCTTCGGATTTCAGGAAGAAAAAGTGGTGAATACAGAAAAAGAAATTGAGGAAATTTCTAAGTTAATAGAAAAAACTAGAGAGGAAGTAAATATCCTTGAGCGAGAATTACCGAAAATCCTTGAGGTATATTATGAAAAAATAGAGACATTCCCTCTTTCAAACAAAGAAAAAAGGGAGCTGTTGAAGCCGGAAGCATTGGCCGAAATTTCAACCGAAGAATATATAGCTCTGTGGCGCAAATTAAATCCGCATTTCCTAACCCACATCACAAGACAGGGATTCAGAGATCACGTTGTTTGGAGTAGCCACAGTCTTGGCTTTAAAGATTTTCATAATGGATTTGAGGAAATTTTAAAACTTGATAAATCGCTTTTCCCGCCGATAGCCGTAGAAGGATTAATTTCCAGAGACAAGGAAACGATTAAAAAATTTTTAGAGAATCAGGGGGTGATGCAAGCGAAAAACGAAGAAGAAGCGAAGAAAAAGTTAAGCGATAAACTTAATTTTCATATGGCAGTGGCTCCAAAATATGCTGACAAAACCGCTGTCCACTTTGGAGCTCAAATAGTGGAAAATGGACATTACGGCGGAGAAGAAGATAATGAAATTTTCTTTGTTTTCCCCTCTGATGTTCTTGCCTCTCAATATAAATTTAATTTCAATGGAGAAAAAAAGGATTTTGGATCCCTCCAGCATGAAACGGGGTGGAATGATGTTTTTGTTTGGCCATCTGATTTAAACAACCCCGGTATTTTATTAGACGCAGGCATAGTTTTTTTACCAGAAAACACACTTGTTGATTCTGAAACAGGGTCAAGATATCATTCTGAAAAAAAGATTATTGATGGCGAGGAAACAAGAACAATGATTAAGGATGAAAAATTAATCAATGCTTTTTGCGATTGGGCGGCGGAACTCAACGAAAAATCTCCCGTCGTGGAGGCTTACAAGGAATATAAAAAATCAAGTCATTCTAATTGGAAAGAAATACAAAGAAATTTTTTAATAATTCTTGAAAAAGATTTGGGGGAAATTGGTTTTTGCAAAGAAGCAATCGCGAGTATAGAAGATTCTATCGCAAGAAATGGCCACAATGTCTTTGAAAAAACAGGAGAACTTTATGGAATCAAATACGCAAATTTTAGAGAAGCAATGGAAAAACTTTTGATGGATAATTATTCTCATTGTCCGGGATTTAAACTGGCCGAAAAGCCCATAAGAGCAAAAGAGTATTGGGAAAATTATTTCAGCAAAAACCCGAAATTAAAACCCAAACATATAGTTTATTATAACGGAGATCCTACTGAAGCAGTTAAGGATTTTCAAAAAGAAAATAATTTTAATAAGCAGGCTGATGCTTCTGAAAAAGAAGGGAAATTGTTGGGATTTGATGATAATCATGTCTATCTAAATGAAGCACAAAATATAGACCTTAAAAACCCTAAAAATCCTGACAGCTTAACTAATTTAAATAAAAAACTAGGATACGACGAGCTTGTAAAAACAGCCCACGAAATAATAAAAGAACATTACGAAGAAAAATAAAAAATAAAACTAAAAAAATATGACGGAATTAAAACAAATTTTTAAGTGCGCGATTTGCGGAAATATCGTTGAGGTTTTGCATAGCGGGAAAGGGGAGTTAGTCTGTTGCGGACAACCAATGGGTCTTTTGGCGGAAAAAACAGAGGATGTCGGCCAAGAGAAGCACCTACCGATTATAGAAAAATCAGAAACAGGCGTTAAGATAAAAATCGGCTCAATTCCTCACCCGATGGAGCAGGAACATTATATAGAATGGATAGAAGTAATCGCCGGCCCCAATACCTATAGAAAATTTCTAAGCCCCGGGACTCAAGCGGAAGCTGAATTTAAGATTGAGGCAGATAAAATTGAAGCCATGGAGAAAATTGAAGTTATGGGGAAGATTAAGGTCAGAGCCTATTGCAATATTCACGGCCTCTGGAAAACTTTATAGTAAAAATAAAATATATAGAAATACCCAAAACTCTTGACAAACAACATAAATATGTATATAATTTAAACATAAAATAAAAATTTGCCGTTTAAAAATTTTGAAATGAATAGGTAATTTTTGCGGGGCATAAAAGTATAAAATAAAAAATGGAACTACTGAAGAAAATAATTAATCCGGGGAAAACAGCTGTTCTGGTGATTGATATCCAGAAAGATTATTGCTCTCCCGAAGGAAAAATAGCAGAGGTCAGGAAATTTGACATGAGCCCGATTGAAAAAATTATCGGTCCATTGAAAAATTTTCTGGAAAAAGCGCGAGAAGCCAATGTCCCGATAATTTTTACAAGAATGATTGAGAATACGGCTGACATGGAAGAAAATGCCAAAATAAAAAGAGTGGCTGACGGAAATCCCCTCGAGTTATGTGTCCCGGGAACAGATGGTTTTGAGTACTATAAAATCAGGCCCGAAAAAGGAGATTTTGAAATCATTAAGAAATCCTACGACGCTTTCTCTAATGAAGAATTGGAGAAAATATTGAAAAAGATAAGGGCGGAGAACATAATCCTCTGTGGCGTTTATACTTCGGTTTGTGTAGACACAACGTTAAGAACGGCTTACACAAAGGGCTACAATGTGATTGTTCCCAAGGACTTAGTAGCGATGCCAAAAGAACGATGGGACCAACACGAAGCCACGCTCAAGATTTGGGACATCATATTCGCCCACTTAGCGGATTCTAGGGAAATAATCAGCGTTTGGAATGGACGGAGAGGTATCTAATGCCTTCCTTTTTTATTAGTTGAATAAATTTGACTTAGGTGTTTCTTAAGGTGGCGTTTTTTGGTAGAATTGATGGCGGAAACCAAAAGAAATGAAAATGAAAAAAATAAGTTGTGTTTTATTTAAATTGTTGTTATATTAAAATTATCAATAGCTTATTAATGATTTATCAATAACTTTTTATCTTTTCAAATTTAAATCTATGGACAACAACGAAGGACTGATTAAAAAAACCGATATTCAAAAGATAGCGGAGGAGGGATCTAAAATATACGACCAAATAAAAATTAATTACGACCCTAAAGAAATAGGCAAATTTTTGGCGATTGATATTGACAGCAAGGATGCATATCTCGGTGGCACAAGCGCCGAGGCTCTTGAATTGGCAAGACAAAATCATCCCAATAAAGTTTTTTATGTAATAAAAATAGGTTTTGATGTTGCCGAAACAATGGCGAAAACATTTACCGACGGCTTTAAATAATTCATAAAATGATTAACGGCGTATTTGTAGAAAACATCCCTTTAATAAAAGTTGTTGTTGCTTGGGGACAATCAGTGCAGACACCTTTTGTCATTTTAGATACCGGCTTCACCGGTGACTTACAGGTAACGCCTAAGATAGCAGTAGAGCTTGGCCTTCAGATTGTCGGCGTTACTAAAACACAAATTGCCAACGGCGATGTCATTGAGGTTCCTGTAGCTCTTGCGATTGCGGCAATGGAAGGAGCGATAAACCGCATCCAAGTTTTGATATCTGAAAGTATGCCGTTGGTCGGCATCAGCTTCCTTTCTAAATTTGGATATAAGGCAAGCGTAGATTGTAAATATAAAATCATGACGTTGGAGAGAGTGATATGATAAACTCAAATTATGAAAAAAGGGATTTTGGCATTTTTTGATATTTCAAAAGCAGAAGAAGAATTTTCTAAATTCGCCTGCAAAAGCTGTCAAACAATGAGAAGGTCTCCGGACCCGCTTGAAGGGGGAGTCAGGCCTAATTTTTCTTGCGACACCCATAAAATAATAAATTCTCTGGCTTACGCCAGATATATCGGCAAAACGCAGGTTTTTGCGCTTTTTGGAAGCGACCATATTTCCAGAAGAATCCTGCACGTCCAGCTTGTCTCAAAAATAGGCCGACTGATTGGGAGACACTTAAAACTCAATCAGGATTTGATTGAAGCTATTGCTTTAGGCCACGACATAGGCCACGTTCCCTATGGCCACGATGGCGAAGAAATTTTGAATAAAATATGCCAAGAAAATAAGATAGGATATTTTTGCCATAACGCCCAGAGCGTAAAATTCCTTGAAGAAATAGAAAATGACGGCAAGGGACTTAATTTATCGCTTCAGGTCCTAGATGGAATTTTATGCCACCACGGCACAAAATTAGAAGAAAGAGAAAACGGAAAAATGCTATTTTCTGTTTATAGCCCGGAACGTAAAAAAACATTTCAACAATTCAGGGAAGAATACAAAAACTCTTTTGAGAGAAAAGATTTTATTAAAACAATTTCGCCGATGACGCTTGAAGGGTGCGTTATGAAAGTTTCCGATTTCATCGCTTATCTGGGAAGAGACATGGAGGACGCCATAATATTAAAGATAATAAGAAGAGAGGAAATTCCCTTATTTATCAAAAAACACTGGGAAATACGAATTTCAAAATAACCGATCCCCTTATTTCCGACTTGATAAAAAACGGCTATGACAAGGATTACCTATTTTTCAGCGAAAATATTTTTAAAGCAATAAGGGAGCTGATGATTTTTAATTATGAAAAAATTTACCGCAACCCCAGACTAAATATTGAACAGCCGAAGGTTGAGAAATCTTTTTACTCTTTATTCGGGAAATATCTGGACGACTTAAAAAGAAATAACAAAGAGTCAAATATTTTTAAACACTACTTAAACGATATCAAAAACAGGGAATACAGGAAGAAATATGAAGACGAAAGAATAGTTATTGATTACCTTGCCTCAATGACTGACAGGTATTTCAATAGCCAGTACAAGGAATTATTTTTCCCGAGAAATTACGCTATTCCGACAAAATACCAAAATCAACCATAGAATTATAGTCCCCTAAATTACAATTAAAAATTATGGAGAAAAAGAAAAACGCAAAAGACATTAAACTTATTTGTTTTGATGTTGATGATACCTTGGTTGGGGGCAGTTCTTGGCAGATAATAACAGAAGGACTTGGCTGTTCCCGAGAAAGGGCGGTTTTTATTTACGAAAAAGCCAAAAGAGGAGAAATTTCTTTCAGGGAAGCAGAAAAAGATTTTGTTAAAATGTGGAAAGAAAGTGGAAATGCTAATAAAAAATTTATTAGAAAAATAGCCGATGAGAGAAAAATTAGGGCAGGCGCCGAGGAATTGGTTTCCTGTCTAAAGAAAAAAAGATACTTGATGTATCTCATTTCCGGTTCCATTGATATTCTTATTGAATCAGTCGCTGAAAAGCTTAAGTTTGATGGATTTTACGCCAATTCGCATTTTGAGTTTGATGAAAAAGGAATTCTCTCAAAGATTTTTTACAGAGAAAATCAGGGAAAAAATAAAACTGGAACAGCTCAAGGAATTATCCAAAAAAATCGGCATCGCCATGGAGGAAATTATTTTTGTCGGGGATAGCGAGAACGACATTGATGTTTTCAAAACTACGGGCAAAGGAATTATTGTCCCGGGTTTTGATGGAAAATTCAACGAAGAATTGAGAAAGGTTTCATGGAAACAAGCCAGCTCCCTCTCCAAAATCCACCAATTTATCTAAATTTTCCCCAAAAAGATTTTTTAAAAAAGGGAATGTGGTATATATAAATATATGGCAATAGATTGGACAAAAATATACAAAAAATATAAAGGGCTTTGGATTGCGCTCAAGGATGACGAAAAGACTGTTATAGCAAGCGGAAAAACCGCCAAACAAGTTTTCTTTGACGCTCAGAAAAAGGGTTATCAAAAGCCAATTCTCGCTCACATTCCCAAAAAACTTGTTGAATACGTTGGTTTTGGCTTATGAAATTCAGCTACAAAAAATATGGGACTAGGGCCGTGCGTCCGGTAATACCCGTTGAACTTTCATATAAAGACCGCTCTATTTCTTACGAGGTTCTCGTGGATTCGGGGGCGGATTTTTGTATTTTTGACGCTCAAATAGGGGAGTTATTGGGCATTGAAATTAAAGACGGGAAAAAGGAAGAGGTGGCGGGCATAACCGGAGTCATTCAGCCGTATTACGTTCACGACATAATAATAAAAATCGGCGGATGGCCTTACGAAATTAAAGCCGGTTTTCTTCCGAACATTGCCCAGCTCAGCTATGGAGTGGTTGGACAAATTGGCTTCTTTGATATTTTTATCGTCAGATTTGATTTGTTGAAAGGAGAAATTGATTTAAACCGTAGAAATTTTTCTAAAAAGTAAAAAATAAATCAAAGACAAAATAAAGATATGAAGATTTTGATAATTGGGGCAGATAGTTATGTCGGCGCGAGAATATATTTAGAATTGCAGAAAAAATACGAAACCGCGGGAACATATTATTCCGATAAAACTATCCGACCGTTTCTTGTATTTAGACATAACTCAAGAAGCAGAGGTGTCCAAGTTAATCGGCGAGCAACGGCCGGAAATCATTATTCATGTCGCGAACAACGCCGATGCCAGATGGTGCGAAGCGAATCCGGAAAAAGCCATAAAATTAAATCAAAAAGCGACAGAATATATCGTAAGCGCCACAAACTCAATTAATGCGAAGCTCATATATATTTCTTCATTTGAAGCAATCCGGCCCATGAATGTTTACGCGAATACCAAAAAAGAATCGGAAAAAATAATTGCAAAAACTAAAGAAGGTTACTTGATACTGCGTCCGTCGGTAATTTTATGGTTTAGCCCTAACACGACAAACGACAGGCCGTTTAGCAGATTATTAAAAAATTTAGATCAAGGAACGCCGGCTGTTTACGATACTTCGCGGAAATTTCAGCCAAGTTATTTGGGACACATTTGCGAAGTCATAGATGTTTCAATCCAAAAAAAATTATGGAATGAAATCATACTTGTTGCTGTTGAAGATTTGAAATCCAGATATGACACCGCTAAAGATATACTGGCTCCTTTCGGAATAACCGTAGAGGTAGCAGATAAGCACGACACATTGCCTGTCGTCAAAGAAGATTTATCAAAATTGAAAAAATTAAACCTCCCTGCTTATTCTTACGATCGAATGATTCAAAAAATAATAGACGAAATAAAACACCGAGAACTTTTTCAGTTATAATTACAATTTTCCCGCCCGCAGATGTTCCCGCCCGTAGATGTCCGACATCTACATAACTACACAATCTAAATATAAATAAATGAGCTAAGCTCCTTAAAAATTGGTCCAAAATTTGAAAAAAGGGGAATTTGTGTTATTATTCTTTTATGGAAATTAGAAACATAGCTATCATTGCTCACGTTGACCATGGCAAGACTGCCTTAACCGATTCCTTGATGCGTCAAACAGGAGCATTCAAAGAAGGAGTCTCTATGGACACAAACGCGCTTGAACAAGAGCGCGGTATTACAATTTACGCAAAAAATGCCTCTGTTTATTATAAGGGGACAAAAATCAATATCATTGACACTCCCGGCCACGCTGACTTCGGCTCTGAAGTGGAAAGAGTTTTACGTTCTATAGATTGCGTACTTCTGGTTGTTGATGCTCAAGAAGGTCCGATGCCACAGACCCGTTTTGTTTTGAAAAAATCTCTTGAATTAGGATTAAAACCGATTGTCGTCATCAACAAAATAGACAAACAGGCCGCTGACCCGGCAAGATGCGAAGAGCAGGTTCTGGAACTCTTCCTTGAACTGGGAGCCAATGACGAACAGGCTAATTTTCCGTTTATCTACGCTATCGGCCGAGACGGCATCGCCAAAAAAAATCTCGCTGACGATTCCAAAAATCTGACCCCTCTCCTTGATCTGATACTTGAAAAAGTTCCGGCGGCATCCTCACCTGAACTGGAGAAAAAAACGCTCATGCTTCAGCCTTTTAATCTCGGCTACGACAATTTCATGGGACGATTAGCCATAGGCAGAATCTATGAAGGAACCGCCTCTGTCGGAAAAAATGTTTTCGTCAAAAAACCGGACGGAGAAACACGAGCGGGAAAACTGACGAAAATATTTTCCTTTGAAGGACTGGAAAGAAAAGAAATAAATGAAGCAGTCGCCGGCGATATTGTTATGGTTGCCGGGTTGCCTGATATTTATATCGGAGAAACAATAACAACAGACCCTGAAGCAAAACCATTGCCGGCCATCACCATTGATGAACCAACAATATCTCTTAATTTTCTGGTTAATAATTCTCCTTTTGCCGGACGGGAAGGCCAATTCGTAACCTCGCGTGAACTGCGCGATTATTTAAGAAGGGAATTGGAAGTTAACGTCGGCTTAAGGGTTGATTTTGAATCTCCTGAAAGCTTTAAGGTTTTCGGAAGGGGAGAACTCCACATTGAAATCTTGCTTGAAAACATGCGCCGAGCCGGCTATGAAGTCCAGGTTTCCCAACCGCAAGTTATCATCAAAGAAGAAAACGGAAAGAAACTGGAACCGTTTGAGGAAGTGATTGTCGATGTTCCCAGCGAATATAAGGGCTCTGTTATTGAACGGCTGGGAAATCGCAGTTTTGTTTTGATGGATTTGACTGACAATATAGAAACCGTCCGCCTGACCCTTGAAGGTCCGACGCGAGGACTATTGGGGTATAAAAATCAATTCATCATAGACACAAAAGGAAACGGCATCCTTTCTTCACGCGTTTTAGGCTTTAGGCCTTACGCCGGAGAAATACGCAAGCGCAATGTCGGCTCTATGGCCTCCATGGCTGACGGAAAAGCCCTTAGCTACGCGCTTTGGTGCCTACAAGAAAGAGGAGTGCTCTACATTGGTCCGGGAACACAAGTTTATACCGGAATGGTAATAGGAAACACATCTAAGGGCGAAGAAATGGCTGTTAACCCAACCAAGGGGAAACATTTAACCAATGTTCGAGCTGCTTACTCCGACGACGCCATCAATCTCGTTCCGCCTATGGAATTAACCATTGAAAGAGGGCTTGAGGTTATGACTGAAGACGAATATCTGGAAGTTACCCCTAAGAATGTCCGGCTCCGCAAACAATTTCTCACCAAGCAAGATCGCGCTAAGATAAAAAGACAATCAGAGTAAAAATATGATCAAGGATAGGAAAAAAATCGCTGTGGCGATGTCAGGCGGAGTTGACAGCTCTGTCGCGGTCGCTCTTCTTCAAAAAAGTGGCTACAATG
This genomic window contains:
- the xseA gene encoding exodeoxyribonuclease VII large subunit, with the translated sequence MREMMEEKQKDEKIISVSNYIKILNQGLREFTGKIIGEVSEVKFGPSGHVYFSLKDEGDKSVISCIIWRYKYQLYGIELREGLKIIASGHPEIYAPTGRISFLAEVIEHAGEGELKKEYERLKKKLSEEGLFAEEKKRKIPAYIQRIGMITSLNGAVIADFSNNLGKFGFKVKMIDSRVEGQTAAAEILSSIRTFKKQNIEALVIMRGGGSLESMLAFNNELLVREVANFPVPVIVAIGHHKDVPLMALVADIAVSTPSIATTMLTESWKQASLLLERHERNIISKYSDFIFEKYKKIENGLKISLGNFKNALLNVRIGLGSSLDKSLAGFSSLLLRTSQQLTQAEKIIGLNDPERQLMLGYSITRCNNKIVRSIKNVKIGEGIDVQVSDGKINSQIINIAK
- a CDS encoding desulfoferrodoxin yields the protein MTELKQIFKCAICGNIVEVLHSGKGELVCCGQPMGLLAEKTEDVGQEKHLPIIEKSETGVKIKIGSIPHPMEQEHYIEWIEVIAGPNTYRKFLSPGTQAEAEFKIEADKIEAMEKIEVMGKIKVRAYCNIHGLWKTL
- the typA gene encoding translational GTPase TypA encodes the protein MEIRNIAIIAHVDHGKTALTDSLMRQTGAFKEGVSMDTNALEQERGITIYAKNASVYYKGTKINIIDTPGHADFGSEVERVLRSIDCVLLVVDAQEGPMPQTRFVLKKSLELGLKPIVVINKIDKQAADPARCEEQVLELFLELGANDEQANFPFIYAIGRDGIAKKNLADDSKNLTPLLDLILEKVPAASSPELEKKTLMLQPFNLGYDNFMGRLAIGRIYEGTASVGKNVFVKKPDGETRAGKLTKIFSFEGLERKEINEAVAGDIVMVAGLPDIYIGETITTDPEAKPLPAITIDEPTISLNFLVNNSPFAGREGQFVTSRELRDYLRRELEVNVGLRVDFESPESFKVFGRGELHIEILLENMRRAGYEVQVSQPQVIIKEENGKKLEPFEEVIVDVPSEYKGSVIERLGNRSFVLMDLTDNIETVRLTLEGPTRGLLGYKNQFIIDTKGNGILSSRVLGFRPYAGEIRKRNVGSMASMADGKALSYALWCLQERGVLYIGPGTQVYTGMVIGNTSKGEEMAVNPTKGKHLTNVRAAYSDDAINLVPPMELTIERGLEVMTEDEYLEVTPKNVRLRKQFLTKQDRAKIKRQSE